A single genomic interval of Ruminococcus sp. NK3A76 harbors:
- a CDS encoding helix-turn-helix domain-containing protein: MNLTEKQQIISQIAQLLEQLIEAETTEPSPQQDQSKTHPLEMLTVKECAALVNGLSEHTVRQLVAQDKIAYVRAGSGVRGKILVSKASLLKYLGVAN; the protein is encoded by the coding sequence TTGAATTTAACAGAAAAGCAGCAGATCATTTCACAGATAGCCCAGCTATTGGAGCAGCTTATCGAAGCGGAAACGACCGAGCCTTCACCGCAGCAAGATCAGAGCAAAACTCATCCGCTTGAAATGCTCACAGTCAAGGAGTGTGCTGCACTTGTGAACGGCTTATCTGAGCATACAGTCCGTCAGCTTGTCGCACAGGATAAGATTGCCTATGTAAGAGCAGGCAGTGGTGTGAGGGGCAAGATACTTGTGAGCAAAGCGTCGCTGCTAAAGTATCTTGGAGTAGCAAATTGA
- a CDS encoding TetR/AcrR family transcriptional regulator yields MSEYVTSAYGEALFKLMKKKNIEKITVDEPCEAGGIGRATYFRNFKSKDEIITAYIIMKWREYECEHRLKEHQLSDSYRVRRYFDFCYSLRKKNDLIIGQGHHGAILSAYEVIMTDSDIEQTSDTYERYYLAYGLFGIFMKWAKGGYAESVQEMTQIVVERIFAGNME; encoded by the coding sequence GTGTCGGAATATGTGACCTCAGCCTACGGTGAAGCGTTGTTCAAGCTAATGAAAAAGAAGAATATCGAGAAGATCACCGTGGACGAGCCGTGCGAAGCAGGCGGCATCGGCAGAGCGACCTATTTTCGCAACTTCAAATCAAAGGACGAGATCATCACCGCTTACATCATCATGAAGTGGCGTGAATATGAGTGTGAGCACAGGCTTAAAGAGCATCAGTTGAGTGACAGCTATCGTGTCAGGCGATACTTTGATTTCTGCTATTCACTGCGGAAAAAGAACGACCTCATCATCGGACAGGGGCATCACGGCGCGATCCTCTCGGCTTATGAGGTCATCATGACCGACAGCGACATCGAGCAGACCTCAGACACCTACGAAAGATACTACCTTGCCTACGGGCTGTTCGGCATTTTTATGAAATGGGCAAAAGGCGGTTATGCCGAGTCAGTGCAGGAAATGACGCAGATCGTGGTAGAGAGGATATTTGCGGGAAATATGGAATAA
- a CDS encoding plasmid mobilization relaxosome protein MobC yields MKIARKNKTLRRKEIVYSAEEWAQIEKQAAECHLKTSTFIRAMSLNGKIKVVDLKELAPLLNGMRIISKNINQVAKKANETCSIYAEDIDKLKGDVAELCRTVNLWLSTVTSSKR; encoded by the coding sequence ATGAAAATAGCAAGAAAAAACAAAACGCTCCGCCGCAAGGAGATAGTGTATTCAGCCGAGGAATGGGCACAGATCGAAAAGCAGGCTGCTGAGTGTCACTTGAAAACCTCTACTTTTATTAGGGCGATGTCGCTGAATGGGAAGATAAAAGTTGTTGACCTAAAAGAACTTGCACCCCTGCTCAATGGTATGAGAATCATCTCGAAAAATATCAATCAGGTGGCGAAGAAAGCAAACGAAACGTGCAGCATTTATGCCGAGGATATTGATAAGCTGAAAGGAGATGTTGCTGAACTTTGCCGTACTGTAAATCTGTGGCTGTCCACCGTAACGTCAAGCAAGCGCTGA
- a CDS encoding tyrosine-type recombinase/integrase, whose translation MNIQERKNKEGKITSFRIRVFDHRDAQTGKQVFKTLSVKYDNTKSAQWNRKNAEKQGAVFEKGVEEQTVCDSRITFDNYCEYFLRIKEQQGIKSSTLYSYKYRRNKLAPFIGHIQLKNLLPNTLNRAYADMVDSGITRKYIHELHIFIHNVMQLALREGIIPRNYSEAALPPKKERPNISAIGEEELGRFFACLYADKEHYMYQVFFSMLLATGCRIGELCALTWKDIDLEKNRIHIWRHFVQDHNGWHIDEGCKTTAGERWLYMDNDTMNMLKEYRAYYFQTGKKYGSKWDWFKNAVFFTHCHHPGDFTKPNTVRMWFQTFLKKNGLPNYHPHQFRHTAISLQLQAGISVPDVSKRAGHARPDVTLSIYAHTLKNNDVHCCEAVTKVLPDMPKHKTG comes from the coding sequence ATGAATATACAGGAGCGCAAGAATAAAGAAGGCAAGATAACCTCGTTTCGTATTCGTGTTTTCGATCATCGTGACGCTCAGACGGGCAAGCAGGTGTTCAAAACTTTATCCGTAAAATACGATAATACTAAATCGGCTCAGTGGAATCGTAAGAACGCTGAAAAGCAGGGTGCGGTCTTTGAAAAAGGTGTGGAGGAACAGACAGTTTGTGATTCTCGTATCACGTTTGACAATTACTGCGAATACTTTCTGAGGATAAAGGAACAGCAGGGTATAAAAAGCTCGACACTATACAGTTATAAATACAGAAGGAATAAGCTCGCACCGTTTATCGGGCATATCCAGCTAAAAAATTTGCTGCCGAATACTTTGAACCGTGCTTATGCCGATATGGTTGACAGCGGCATCACAAGGAAATACATTCATGAGCTTCATATTTTTATCCATAACGTAATGCAGTTAGCTCTGCGTGAGGGAATAATCCCTCGGAATTATTCCGAAGCGGCACTTCCGCCAAAAAAAGAACGTCCGAATATATCAGCGATCGGTGAAGAAGAGCTTGGCAGATTTTTCGCTTGTCTGTACGCAGACAAGGAGCATTATATGTATCAGGTGTTTTTTAGTATGCTTTTAGCGACGGGCTGCCGCATTGGTGAACTGTGTGCGCTGACATGGAAAGACATTGATCTTGAAAAGAACAGGATACATATATGGAGGCATTTCGTTCAAGATCATAACGGCTGGCATATTGACGAGGGCTGTAAGACAACAGCAGGAGAGCGCTGGCTGTATATGGATAATGACACAATGAATATGTTGAAAGAGTACAGAGCCTATTATTTCCAGACAGGCAAGAAGTACGGAAGCAAGTGGGACTGGTTCAAAAATGCGGTATTCTTTACGCACTGTCATCACCCCGGAGATTTTACCAAGCCTAATACTGTCAGAATGTGGTTCCAGACTTTTCTGAAAAAGAACGGGCTACCGAATTATCACCCGCATCAGTTTCGTCATACTGCGATTAGTTTGCAGCTCCAGGCAGGGATAAGCGTACCTGATGTATCCAAACGTGCAGGACACGCACGACCGGACGTCACACTCTCAATATACGCCCACACGCTCAAAAACAACGATGTGCATTGCTGCGAAGCCGTTACGAAAGTTCTGCCGGATATGCCAAAGCATAAGACAGGTTAG
- a CDS encoding Fic family protein: protein MRTFNYSAIKDQKWDSEILGLVAAIYKYAGKQELYLKQKPHELENLVEIAKIQSTEASNAIEGIVTTNTRIRQLVEEKTAPRNRDEQEIAGYRDVLNVIHESFDTIPITKKYILQLHKMLYSHMNNPLAGQTKTVQNYISATYPDGHTKTVFTPLAPFETPDALEKICEEYSRVIGNFEVEPLIIIPIFIHDFLCIHPFNDGNGRMSRLLTTLLLYRSGFNVGKYISLEAKIAKNKDLYYDALRRSQDGWHEGSEDVVPFIKYLLGTILAAYKDFEDRFSIVEEKLPAVEIVRKATLTKIGKFTKRDIIELCPSLSLSSVEGSLRKLVQAGEIKREGVGKGTFYYRVK, encoded by the coding sequence ATGAGGACTTTCAATTATTCAGCGATCAAAGATCAAAAATGGGATTCGGAGATACTTGGTCTGGTTGCAGCAATTTACAAGTATGCCGGAAAGCAGGAGCTTTATCTGAAGCAAAAGCCGCATGAGCTGGAAAACCTTGTGGAGATCGCAAAAATACAAAGCACAGAAGCGTCCAACGCTATCGAGGGGATTGTTACTACCAATACTCGCATACGGCAGCTGGTCGAAGAGAAGACCGCACCCCGGAACCGTGATGAGCAGGAAATCGCAGGCTATCGTGATGTTCTGAACGTCATACACGAAAGCTTTGACACTATCCCGATAACAAAAAAATATATCCTACAGCTCCACAAGATGCTTTACAGCCATATGAACAATCCTCTTGCAGGGCAGACGAAGACAGTGCAGAATTATATCAGTGCGACCTATCCCGACGGTCATACGAAGACTGTTTTTACTCCGCTTGCGCCTTTTGAAACGCCCGACGCACTTGAAAAGATATGCGAGGAATATTCCCGTGTCATCGGCAATTTTGAGGTCGAGCCGCTTATCATCATTCCGATATTTATTCACGATTTTTTGTGCATACACCCATTTAATGACGGCAACGGCAGAATGAGCAGGCTGCTCACTACGCTGCTTTTGTACCGCAGCGGTTTCAATGTCGGGAAGTATATCTCCCTTGAAGCAAAGATCGCTAAAAACAAGGATCTGTATTACGATGCTCTTCGGCGTTCGCAGGACGGCTGGCATGAGGGCAGCGAAGATGTTGTTCCTTTTATCAAGTATCTGCTTGGAACGATCTTGGCGGCATACAAGGATTTTGAGGACAGGTTCTCCATTGTCGAGGAAAAGCTGCCTGCTGTTGAAATCGTCAGAAAAGCGACCCTGACTAAGATCGGAAAGTTCACGAAACGGGATATTATCGAGCTTTGCCCGTCTTTGAGCCTCAGCTCCGTTGAAGGCTCGCTGCGCAAGCTTGTTCAAGCCGGAGAAATCAAAAGAGAGGGCGTTGGCAAGGGAACGTTTTATTATCGGGTGAAATGA
- a CDS encoding relaxase/mobilization nuclease domain-containing protein produces MPYCKSVAVHRNVKQALTYILNPDKTDERVLTISLNCMTEPDFAYTQMKTVYEQYARRSYDATPSKSGKSPVKAIHYIMSFANSEGVTPELAHKIGMAFVRKMFGDDVQAVIATHVNTDHIHNHILINSYSLTGKRFYDNKASVRRMREVTNGVCRAFGVEPALNFENEGRSISYSEWQHKKKGTSWKEHIRNAIDSLIPSVSSFDDLLAELERLGFTVKRDKNFLIKAPGQQRSVSLWKLGEDYTEESLNARIGMIQVFAKPIKKQVDVYKLSEMLSVISKDHISSIGDLEGRIMQLRKEYEKTKGEECRDKLRVYQDIKDTYKEISRGDYISKLVEKEKLRREQEQKKQPPKKKHHR; encoded by the coding sequence TTGCCGTACTGTAAATCTGTGGCTGTCCACCGTAACGTCAAGCAAGCGCTGACCTACATTCTCAACCCCGACAAGACCGACGAGCGAGTTTTGACGATCTCGCTGAATTGCATGACCGAGCCCGATTTCGCCTACACGCAGATGAAGACGGTTTACGAGCAGTACGCAAGGCGCAGCTATGATGCCACTCCGAGCAAAAGCGGCAAAAGCCCCGTCAAGGCTATCCACTACATAATGAGCTTTGCCAATTCCGAGGGCGTTACTCCGGAGCTTGCCCACAAGATAGGCATGGCATTTGTCCGCAAAATGTTTGGTGACGATGTGCAGGCAGTCATTGCAACTCATGTCAATACTGATCACATTCACAATCATATACTGATAAATTCTTACTCGCTCACAGGTAAGCGGTTTTATGACAACAAGGCATCTGTCCGAAGAATGCGTGAGGTCACGAACGGGGTGTGCCGTGCTTTTGGAGTTGAGCCTGCACTCAACTTTGAGAACGAGGGGAGGTCTATTAGTTACTCCGAATGGCAGCACAAAAAGAAAGGCACTTCGTGGAAGGAGCATATTCGTAATGCTATCGACAGCTTGATACCCAGTGTCAGCAGCTTTGATGATTTGCTTGCGGAGCTTGAAAGGCTTGGCTTTACGGTCAAGCGTGATAAGAATTTTTTGATAAAAGCCCCCGGGCAGCAGCGTTCGGTCAGCTTGTGGAAGTTGGGGGAGGACTACACGGAGGAGTCACTCAATGCGAGAATAGGTATGATTCAGGTTTTTGCAAAGCCTATTAAAAAACAAGTTGATGTTTACAAACTCTCGGAGATGTTGTCTGTTATCAGCAAAGATCATATTTCATCAATCGGTGATCTGGAGGGGAGAATCATGCAATTGAGAAAAGAATATGAAAAGACTAAGGGTGAGGAATGTCGAGATAAGCTAAGAGTATATCAAGATATTAAGGATACATACAAGGAAATATCTCGGGGGGATTATATCTCCAAGCTTGTAGAGAAAGAAAAACTCCGCAGGGAGCAAGAACAGAAAAAGCAGCCACCAAAAAAGAAACACCACCGATAA